The following are encoded in a window of Ensifer adhaerens genomic DNA:
- a CDS encoding LLM class flavin-dependent oxidoreductase: MKTTNIEFGLDTFGDVTLDNADQPEHHAQVIRNLVEEAILADQLGIDFFGIGEHHREDFAVSAPEIVLAAIAGVTSRIKLGSAVTVLSSDDPIRVFQRFSTLDAVSNGRAEAILGRGSFTESFPLFGFSLSDYETLFQEKLDLFSDLLEQRPVSWSGTTRPPLSEQSVFPHVETGRLKTWIGVGGSPNSVIRAAQYRLPLMLAIIGGSPYRFKPYVDLYHEATRKLGFEPLPFGIHSPGYIADSDEQARDEFWPHYRAMRDRIGKERGWGPITMDEYVAEIENGSLYVGSAETVAAKLAPVLHTLGAERFQLKYSAGTLPHTYLMQSIRLYGEEVIPAVKAQLASKEAA; the protein is encoded by the coding sequence ATGAAAACCACGAACATCGAGTTCGGTCTGGACACCTTCGGGGACGTTACCCTTGATAACGCCGACCAGCCGGAACATCACGCGCAAGTCATCCGCAATCTTGTCGAGGAGGCCATTCTTGCCGATCAGCTCGGCATCGACTTCTTTGGTATTGGCGAGCACCACCGTGAAGATTTTGCCGTGTCCGCCCCCGAAATCGTGCTTGCGGCGATCGCCGGCGTGACCTCCCGCATAAAGCTGGGTTCCGCCGTGACGGTGCTGAGTTCGGATGACCCCATCAGGGTCTTCCAGCGCTTTTCCACCCTCGATGCTGTTTCGAACGGTCGTGCCGAAGCGATCCTCGGCCGCGGTTCCTTTACCGAGTCCTTTCCGCTGTTCGGTTTTTCACTCAGCGACTACGAAACTCTCTTTCAGGAAAAGCTGGACCTGTTTTCCGACCTGCTGGAGCAGAGGCCGGTAAGCTGGTCCGGGACCACCCGGCCGCCATTGAGCGAGCAGAGCGTGTTCCCGCACGTGGAAACCGGTCGACTGAAGACATGGATTGGCGTCGGCGGCAGTCCCAACTCCGTGATACGCGCTGCGCAGTACCGGCTGCCTCTGATGCTCGCCATCATCGGTGGAAGCCCATATCGCTTCAAACCCTATGTCGATCTCTACCACGAGGCGACACGAAAGCTCGGCTTTGAACCGCTGCCCTTTGGCATCCATTCGCCTGGGTACATCGCCGACAGCGACGAGCAAGCAAGGGACGAGTTCTGGCCGCACTATCGAGCGATGCGCGACAGAATAGGAAAAGAACGCGGTTGGGGCCCAATTACCATGGACGAATATGTCGCAGAGATCGAGAACGGTTCGCTCTATGTCGGATCAGCGGAGACGGTGGCGGCAAAGCTGGCTCCCGTTCTCCATACTTTGGGGGCTGAACGGTTCCAGCTTAAATACAGCGCGGGAACGCTTCCTCACACATATCTCATGCAAAGCATCCGACTGTACGGCGAAGAAGTGATCCCCGCCGTCAAGGCGCAACTCGCCAGCAAAGAAGCGGCGTGA
- a CDS encoding NADPH-dependent F420 reductase: MPPIYGANGNSPACRETTSSFPSPTTSTDNRSISRRTTMTTYAIIGSGAIGSALAERFHAAGIDAVIANTRGAASLQTITDKFGSTVKAAELEQALHSDVIILAVPYDAVPQVAKRKSDWEGRIIVDATNAIDFPAFKPRDLGGRLSSEIVAELFPGAELVKAFNTLPAAVLAADPVKESGRRVLFLSGNFQEARTTVADLIARLGFAPSDLGSFKTSGSLQHFGQPLVALTLLKD, from the coding sequence ATGCCGCCAATCTATGGCGCGAACGGCAATTCCCCGGCGTGCCGGGAGACGACGAGTTCATTCCCCTCCCCGACAACTTCAACTGACAATCGCAGCATATCAAGGAGAACGACTATGACGACATATGCAATCATTGGTTCTGGCGCGATCGGCTCTGCACTGGCAGAACGTTTCCACGCCGCAGGCATCGATGCCGTTATCGCCAACACACGCGGTGCGGCTTCGCTTCAGACGATCACCGACAAGTTTGGCAGCACGGTGAAGGCTGCGGAACTGGAGCAAGCTCTTCATTCCGACGTCATTATTTTGGCAGTGCCGTATGATGCTGTACCGCAAGTCGCTAAGAGAAAATCGGACTGGGAAGGCCGCATCATTGTAGATGCGACGAACGCTATCGATTTTCCTGCGTTCAAGCCGCGCGATCTCGGCGGCCGCCTGTCTTCGGAAATTGTCGCCGAACTGTTCCCCGGTGCTGAGCTCGTGAAGGCGTTCAACACGCTCCCGGCCGCTGTTCTGGCTGCGGATCCGGTCAAGGAAAGCGGTAGACGCGTGTTGTTCCTTTCCGGAAACTTTCAGGAAGCGCGCACGACGGTCGCTGACCTGATCGCTCGCCTTGGTTTTGCGCCTTCCGATCTCGGCAGCTTCAAAACTTCTGGCTCTCTGCAGCATTTCGGACAGCCGCTCGTCGCGTTGACCCTGCTGAAGGATTGA
- a CDS encoding pirin family protein gives MSYLSNADIEQVILPSSRDLGGFSVRRALPSAMRQMVGPFIFLDSFGPVRFGAGEGIDTRPHPHIGLSTLTYLLEGELLHRDSESYVQSISPGEVNLMVAGSGIVHSERTPEHIRKDGGKLAGLQSWIALPKQSEETTPRFQHLSVNELPTVSGEGINMKLLAGTLHGRRAPTTTFSDLFSADIQLQAGARYRIDGEHIERAIFVVDGAIEITGQDGTHGPDRLIVFKPGAEIVVKARQPSRFLAFGGEPLPEKRFIRWNFVATDQDRIRHAANLWRERQFPGVPGDDEFIPLPDNFN, from the coding sequence ATGTCCTATTTGTCGAACGCTGATATCGAACAGGTGATCTTGCCTTCGAGCCGAGACCTTGGAGGTTTCTCTGTCCGCCGCGCGCTTCCTTCGGCCATGCGCCAGATGGTTGGTCCGTTCATATTTCTCGACAGTTTCGGACCGGTTCGTTTTGGGGCCGGCGAGGGGATCGATACCCGCCCCCATCCGCACATTGGACTATCGACCCTCACCTATCTTCTCGAAGGCGAACTGCTGCATCGTGACAGTGAAAGCTACGTACAATCGATCAGCCCGGGCGAAGTCAATCTGATGGTGGCCGGCTCCGGCATTGTTCACTCTGAACGCACGCCGGAGCACATTCGCAAGGACGGAGGGAAGCTCGCAGGCCTGCAGAGCTGGATTGCTCTTCCGAAACAGTCCGAAGAGACGACACCACGTTTCCAGCACCTAAGCGTCAACGAATTGCCGACGGTCAGTGGCGAGGGCATCAACATGAAGCTTCTCGCCGGCACCCTGCACGGCCGGCGCGCACCCACCACCACCTTCTCTGATCTGTTTTCCGCCGACATTCAGCTTCAGGCCGGCGCCCGCTACAGGATCGATGGCGAGCATATCGAGCGAGCGATCTTCGTTGTCGACGGTGCAATCGAGATCACCGGTCAGGACGGGACCCACGGGCCTGACCGTCTGATCGTGTTCAAGCCCGGCGCAGAAATCGTAGTGAAGGCGAGGCAACCATCCCGGTTCCTTGCGTTTGGAGGAGAACCGCTTCCGGAAAAGCGTTTCATCCGCTGGAATTTCGTAGCCACCGATCAAGATCGCATCCGCCATGCCGCCAATCTATGGCGCGAACGGCAATTCCCCGGCGTGCCGGGAGACGACGAGTTCATTCCCCTCCCCGACAACTTCAACTGA
- a CDS encoding LysR family transcriptional regulator, with protein sequence MSDPGQPTLDQLKVFITVVETGSFAAASRKLNRATSVISYTIANLEAQLGVTLFDRLSTKKPQLTLEGRTVLAEAKSVAHGIDNLRAKVKSMLRGVEPEVHLALDVMLPAARVMDALKAFRKEFPSVSLRLYVEALGAVTQMVLNRNAGIGISGPLDVEIAGLERIGVGFVKLIPVASRDHPLAGGSHPPGAARRHIQLVLTDRSPLTQGHEFAVVGNHTWRLADLGAKHMLLKEGIGWGNMPEPMVRDDIVAGRLVQLDLPDCKGGPYRLQAVYRTDAPPGPAASFLVDHFRSQDVDEPIAAA encoded by the coding sequence ATGTCAGATCCCGGCCAGCCGACGCTGGATCAGCTAAAAGTGTTCATCACCGTGGTTGAAACCGGGAGTTTCGCGGCCGCATCCCGCAAGCTTAACCGAGCCACCTCGGTCATCAGCTACACGATCGCCAATCTTGAAGCGCAACTGGGCGTGACGCTGTTCGATCGGCTATCGACGAAGAAGCCGCAGCTAACCTTGGAGGGCAGGACAGTCCTTGCTGAGGCGAAGAGCGTTGCTCATGGCATCGATAACCTCCGTGCCAAGGTGAAGAGCATGCTTCGCGGCGTAGAGCCGGAGGTTCACCTCGCACTTGATGTCATGCTGCCCGCCGCGCGCGTCATGGATGCGCTGAAGGCGTTTCGGAAGGAGTTCCCGAGCGTATCGCTTCGCTTGTATGTTGAGGCGCTCGGAGCGGTCACCCAGATGGTGCTGAACCGAAACGCCGGGATCGGCATTAGCGGCCCGCTCGATGTCGAAATCGCCGGGCTTGAACGCATCGGCGTGGGGTTCGTCAAACTGATACCGGTGGCCTCGCGTGACCATCCGCTGGCGGGCGGTTCACATCCGCCCGGAGCCGCACGAAGACACATTCAGTTGGTCCTGACCGACAGGTCTCCGCTCACTCAGGGACATGAGTTTGCTGTTGTCGGAAATCACACGTGGCGTCTGGCCGACCTGGGCGCAAAGCATATGCTTCTCAAAGAGGGCATTGGTTGGGGCAACATGCCCGAGCCGATGGTACGTGATGACATCGTGGCGGGTCGTTTGGTGCAGCTTGACCTTCCCGATTGCAAAGGCGGCCCCTATCGCCTTCAGGCAGTGTATCGCACTGATGCGCCCCCTGGCCCTGCGGCCAGTTTCCTGGTTGACCATTTCCGAAGTCAGGATGTGGATGAGCCCATCGCCGCTGCTTAG
- a CDS encoding alcohol dehydrogenase catalytic domain-containing protein, with protein MSYVVKYSQWGGPSVLRIEQENARAPGVGEVLIKQEAIGVNFVDTMFRDGTFKVALPAVAGVEGAGTVEAVGPGVTRFAAGDRVAYFFAPGSYATQRIVSEDVLVKVPDDISAEKAATILTKGLTAWMAINAMAKPDKDDRVLVQGATGGVGNLLARWLRARGIAVIGTGSSRKLADLEQAVDHAFAYETLALNDHIRSLAPNGVDVVYELVGATTFASTLGSIRDGGTIAVIGAASGGAAIDEAELSRRGIRLVRGSTGQHVTKANLQSAADEVFDAWRTGVFGKISARKYPLSEAQRAHADILERRSSGPMVLIP; from the coding sequence ATGTCCTACGTCGTCAAATACAGCCAGTGGGGCGGCCCGTCCGTCCTGCGCATCGAGCAGGAAAATGCCCGCGCCCCGGGCGTCGGCGAGGTTCTGATCAAACAGGAAGCCATCGGCGTGAACTTCGTCGATACCATGTTCCGGGATGGAACGTTCAAGGTCGCCCTGCCTGCCGTCGCCGGCGTGGAGGGTGCCGGCACTGTGGAGGCGGTCGGACCGGGCGTCACCCGCTTCGCCGCTGGCGACCGGGTCGCCTACTTCTTCGCCCCCGGCAGCTATGCCACCCAGCGCATTGTCAGCGAAGACGTCCTCGTGAAGGTGCCCGACGACATCTCCGCAGAGAAGGCAGCGACAATCCTTACGAAGGGCCTCACCGCGTGGATGGCAATCAATGCCATGGCGAAGCCCGACAAAGACGACCGCGTGCTCGTTCAGGGCGCGACGGGCGGCGTCGGCAATCTGCTTGCCCGCTGGCTGAGGGCGCGCGGCATAGCGGTCATCGGAACCGGTTCGAGCCGCAAGCTCGCCGATCTGGAGCAGGCGGTCGACCATGCGTTTGCATATGAAACACTCGCGCTTAACGACCACATCCGCAGCCTCGCTCCCAATGGCGTCGATGTCGTTTATGAATTGGTGGGAGCAACGACTTTCGCATCGACGCTCGGCTCCATCCGTGACGGCGGGACGATCGCCGTGATCGGCGCCGCATCCGGTGGCGCCGCCATCGACGAGGCGGAACTCAGCCGTCGCGGCATTCGCCTCGTGCGCGGCAGCACCGGGCAGCATGTGACGAAGGCCAACCTGCAATCCGCTGCCGACGAGGTGTTCGATGCCTGGCGCACCGGTGTGTTCGGTAAGATCAGCGCGCGGAAATATCCGCTCTCCGAAGCGCAGCGCGCCCATGCCGACATTCTCGAACGCCGCAGCAGCGGTCCGATGGTGCTTATCCCTTGA
- a CDS encoding SDR family oxidoreductase has product MSDILKNKVVIVTGASSGIGRAIAIRAAEHGAKAVIVADITEAPREGGRPTVEEIEAIGSAARFVKTDVSKRADNDALVEASAEFGGVDVMVANAGITLRTDGADVPEDDYHRLLSINLDGPLFGAQAAARQMKANGKGGSIVLMASMGGISGAGITVAYSTSKGGVVLMAKSLADALGPDGIRVNAVAPGTIDTELLRTSPGIAEASEGFRKRTPLRRLGQPSEVGDAVAYLGSDLSSYVSGIALLVDGGLLAVL; this is encoded by the coding sequence ATGAGTGACATTCTGAAGAACAAGGTGGTCATCGTGACCGGCGCGTCGAGCGGCATCGGCCGCGCCATCGCCATCCGCGCCGCCGAACACGGGGCGAAGGCCGTGATCGTCGCCGACATCACCGAGGCCCCGCGCGAAGGCGGCCGGCCTACGGTCGAGGAGATCGAGGCGATCGGCTCGGCCGCCCGCTTCGTCAAGACCGACGTCAGCAAACGCGCCGACAACGATGCGCTCGTCGAAGCCTCGGCCGAGTTCGGCGGCGTCGACGTCATGGTCGCCAATGCGGGCATTACGCTCCGCACCGATGGCGCCGACGTGCCGGAAGACGACTACCACCGCCTGCTGTCGATCAATCTCGACGGCCCGCTGTTCGGCGCGCAGGCCGCTGCCAGGCAAATGAAGGCGAACGGCAAGGGCGGCAGCATTGTGCTGATGGCCAGCATGGGCGGCATATCCGGCGCCGGAATCACCGTGGCCTATTCCACCAGCAAGGGCGGCGTCGTGCTGATGGCAAAATCGCTTGCCGACGCGCTCGGCCCGGACGGTATCCGCGTCAACGCGGTCGCACCTGGCACGATCGACACCGAGCTTTTGCGCACTAGCCCCGGCATTGCCGAGGCTTCAGAAGGCTTTCGCAAGCGCACCCCGCTGCGCCGCCTCGGCCAGCCCTCCGAAGTGGGCGACGCTGTGGCCTATCTCGGCTCGGACCTCTCCAGCTACGTCTCGGGCATCGCCCTCCTCGTAGATGGCGGCCTGCTGGCCGTCCTCTGA
- a CDS encoding ester cyclase, with translation MTRSAESEAAIAVVRRNTEEVQGKGNFAIFDEVFSEDFLDHTPQPNMVPDKEGVRGLYAGLRKAFPDFHAVIHWQTADGNLVTTFKTYYGTHKGTFLGIEPTGKTIQFETVDAMRVVDGKITEHWGVANLYSLVGQLGLQLQPKG, from the coding sequence ATGACCAGAAGTGCAGAAAGCGAAGCGGCGATCGCAGTGGTCCGCCGGAACACCGAAGAGGTGCAAGGAAAGGGCAATTTCGCCATCTTCGACGAAGTCTTTTCGGAGGATTTTCTCGATCACACGCCGCAGCCAAACATGGTGCCGGACAAGGAAGGCGTGCGCGGCCTCTATGCCGGCCTGCGCAAGGCTTTTCCGGATTTCCATGCGGTCATCCACTGGCAAACGGCCGACGGCAATCTCGTGACAACCTTCAAGACCTACTACGGCACCCACAAGGGAACCTTCCTCGGCATTGAACCAACCGGCAAGACGATCCAGTTCGAGACGGTGGATGCCATGCGCGTCGTCGACGGCAAGATCACCGAACACTGGGGCGTCGCCAATCTCTATTCGCTCGTCGGCCAGCTCGGCCTCCAGCTTCAGCCGAAGGGCTGA
- a CDS encoding SDR family NAD(P)-dependent oxidoreductase produces MSADFDGKVVLVTGAGSGIGREAARLFAERGAHVFAADLNLDGLEETRDISAAGKIEIFGVDVSSEEQVRAFLARIEKDAGRLDAAFNNAGITGGTYRIEDYPIEDFDRVLTVNLRSVFLGMKYELPLIAKTGAGAITNTASVAALTGPGGMSAYAASKHGIHGLTRVVAMENASRNIRVNALAPGWTETPMVVSNSAQNPAFADLARKAIPAKRGGQPRELAEVAVWLSSPAASYVFGQMIVVDGGMTIGGFEL; encoded by the coding sequence ATGTCTGCGGATTTCGACGGCAAAGTGGTACTGGTCACCGGCGCAGGCTCGGGGATAGGCCGGGAGGCGGCACGGCTGTTTGCCGAGCGCGGCGCCCATGTTTTCGCGGCCGACCTCAACTTGGACGGCCTTGAGGAGACCAGGGACATCTCCGCAGCCGGGAAAATCGAGATCTTCGGTGTCGACGTTTCGAGCGAAGAGCAGGTGAGGGCCTTCCTTGCGCGCATCGAAAAGGATGCGGGACGGCTGGATGCAGCATTCAACAATGCCGGCATCACCGGCGGCACCTACCGCATCGAGGACTACCCGATCGAGGATTTCGACCGGGTGCTGACCGTCAATCTGCGCAGTGTCTTCCTCGGCATGAAATATGAGCTTCCGCTGATCGCCAAGACCGGCGCCGGCGCGATCACCAACACCGCCTCCGTTGCCGCGCTGACCGGACCTGGCGGCATGAGCGCCTATGCCGCCTCCAAACACGGCATCCACGGCCTCACCCGCGTCGTGGCGATGGAAAACGCCAGCCGCAATATCCGCGTCAATGCACTCGCGCCCGGCTGGACCGAAACGCCGATGGTCGTGTCCAACAGCGCCCAGAACCCGGCTTTCGCCGATCTTGCACGGAAAGCCATCCCCGCCAAGCGGGGCGGACAGCCGCGCGAGCTCGCCGAAGTGGCCGTGTGGCTGAGCTCCCCGGCCGCAAGCTACGTCTTCGGCCAGATGATCGTCGTCGATGGCGGCATGACCATCGGCGGCTTCGAACTTTGA
- the wrbA gene encoding NAD(P)H:quinone oxidoreductase, translating into MAKVLVLYYSTYGHIEAMAYAIADGARKAGAQVDVKRVPETVPEEIARNNHFKLDQTAPIATVAELADYDAIVVGTGTRFGRISSQMAAFLDQAGGLWARGALNGKIGGAFSSSATQHGGQETTLFSIITNLLHFGMMIVGLPYSHQGQMSADEIVGGAPYGATTVAGGDGSRRPTEIDLAGARHQGELVAAAAIKVFS; encoded by the coding sequence ATGGCGAAGGTACTGGTCCTTTATTATTCGACCTACGGACATATCGAGGCGATGGCCTATGCCATCGCAGACGGCGCCCGCAAGGCTGGCGCTCAGGTCGATGTCAAGCGGGTCCCCGAGACTGTTCCGGAGGAGATTGCCCGCAACAACCATTTCAAGCTCGACCAGACAGCACCGATCGCCACAGTCGCGGAACTTGCGGATTACGACGCCATCGTCGTCGGCACCGGCACCCGTTTCGGTCGCATCTCTTCACAGATGGCAGCCTTCCTTGATCAAGCCGGCGGCCTCTGGGCGCGCGGCGCCCTGAACGGCAAAATCGGCGGCGCCTTCTCCTCCAGCGCCACCCAGCACGGCGGGCAGGAGACCACCCTGTTCTCGATCATTACCAATCTCCTGCACTTCGGCATGATGATCGTCGGCCTTCCCTATAGCCACCAGGGCCAGATGAGCGCCGACGAAATCGTCGGCGGTGCCCCGTATGGTGCAACCACGGTGGCCGGCGGCGACGGATCGCGCCGGCCGACCGAGATCGACCTCGCCGGCGCCCGTCACCAGGGCGAACTGGTGGCGGCCGCGGCTATCAAGGTCTTCAGCTAA
- a CDS encoding LysR family transcriptional regulator: MDLRRLRHFVAVAEELHFGRAAERAHVVQSAISQQLKLLEDELGFTLIRRSRQDVSLTLLGEVFLPEAREILQRTEEAVRRLKASASGIVGRLSIGFVDNVLWTLLSPIIRDFRERWPHVDLKLIPMDRGVQVEAIAAGTIDIGMIPAPSHLAAAVRTEVLISAPLMVALPSANVLALRSKVEMAELAAEPFVTFPCK, from the coding sequence ATGGATTTGCGCAGACTTCGCCACTTTGTTGCCGTGGCTGAGGAACTTCATTTCGGTAGGGCCGCCGAGCGGGCGCATGTCGTTCAATCGGCCATCAGCCAACAGCTAAAGCTTTTGGAGGACGAACTCGGTTTCACCCTCATCCGGCGTTCGCGCCAGGATGTTAGCCTGACTTTGCTGGGCGAGGTTTTTCTACCCGAGGCGCGCGAAATCCTGCAACGAACGGAGGAGGCGGTGCGGCGGCTGAAGGCATCAGCGAGCGGCATTGTCGGACGCCTGTCCATCGGCTTCGTGGATAATGTGCTGTGGACGCTGCTGTCGCCGATCATCCGCGATTTTCGTGAACGCTGGCCGCATGTCGATCTGAAGCTTATCCCCATGGACCGCGGCGTTCAGGTCGAGGCTATCGCTGCGGGCACGATCGATATCGGCATGATCCCGGCGCCCTCTCATCTTGCCGCGGCCGTCAGGACCGAGGTGTTGATATCGGCGCCGCTCATGGTCGCGCTACCATCCGCGAACGTGCTGGCATTGAGGTCCAAGGTCGAGATGGCGGAGCTGGCAGCGGAACCCTTCGTGACCTTTCCCTGCAAATGA
- a CDS encoding LysR family substrate-binding domain-containing protein — MNSRILDLLKTACAGAGFAPRVTQEGGQLHTLLSLVSAGLGVTLVPKWVAKLPQPGVVFRDLADFSTPYELLLAWKDDEPNPSAVTFREGHMMSCTWHSAARRAPAGSDLESRSRGH; from the coding sequence ATGAACAGCCGCATTCTCGATCTGCTGAAGACGGCCTGTGCGGGTGCGGGTTTTGCCCCGCGCGTGACGCAAGAGGGCGGACAATTGCACACGCTGCTCTCGCTCGTCAGCGCCGGACTTGGCGTGACGCTGGTGCCGAAATGGGTGGCGAAGCTTCCCCAGCCAGGCGTCGTGTTTCGCGATCTTGCGGATTTTTCCACGCCCTATGAACTGCTGCTCGCCTGGAAGGACGACGAACCGAACCCGTCGGCCGTCACATTCCGCGAGGGGCACATGATGTCGTGCACATGGCACTCAGCGGCACGCCGCGCGCCGGCAGGCTCTGATCTCGAATCCCGATCACGAGGTCATTAA
- a CDS encoding SDR family NAD(P)-dependent oxidoreductase: MTVNQVNEVEGKVAIVTGAASGIGKATVELLRARGAKVIAEDVDPDVRSLKADGIVPLVADISRDGSAEEAVALALEHFGKLDLLVNNAARIVYKPVVEMTRHDWDYVMETNVTGAFLHSREAAKVMIKQKSGAIVNIASYASYFAFPTIAAYTSSKGALAQLTRTLALELAEHGIRVNAIGSGDVVTNLLNSFMEDGPGFLTEHGKGAPIGRAAQPSEIAEIVAFLASDRASFIVGSVVMADGGYSVQIK; the protein is encoded by the coding sequence ATGACTGTGAATCAAGTAAATGAAGTCGAAGGCAAGGTGGCTATCGTAACGGGTGCCGCGAGCGGAATCGGCAAGGCAACTGTCGAACTGCTGCGTGCGCGCGGCGCGAAAGTCATCGCCGAAGATGTCGATCCCGACGTGAGATCGCTAAAAGCGGACGGAATCGTGCCTTTGGTGGCCGATATTTCCAGGGATGGCAGCGCCGAGGAGGCTGTCGCGCTTGCTCTGGAGCATTTCGGAAAGCTCGACTTGCTGGTCAATAATGCGGCCCGCATCGTCTACAAGCCCGTCGTGGAGATGACTCGCCATGATTGGGATTATGTGATGGAGACGAACGTTACCGGTGCTTTCCTTCACTCCCGCGAAGCGGCGAAGGTGATGATCAAGCAGAAGAGCGGAGCGATCGTGAATATCGCGTCCTATGCCTCCTACTTCGCCTTTCCGACAATCGCCGCCTACACGTCGTCCAAAGGCGCGTTGGCACAGTTGACCCGGACGTTGGCGCTGGAGCTTGCCGAGCATGGCATCCGCGTCAATGCGATCGGCTCGGGTGATGTCGTCACCAACTTGCTGAACAGCTTCATGGAAGACGGTCCCGGCTTTCTCACGGAGCATGGCAAGGGTGCGCCGATCGGCCGTGCCGCCCAGCCGTCGGAGATCGCGGAAATTGTGGCGTTCCTCGCGTCCGACCGCGCAAGCTTCATCGTTGGCTCCGTCGTGATGGCCGATGGCGGCTATAGCGTCCAGATCAAGTAA
- a CDS encoding LysR family transcriptional regulator: MTIDLNLLPLFLAVAEEANFVAAAARLGVTRSAVSQGIRRLEDGCGIALVTRTTRSVRLTEAGERLRDTLSRPLAEVLSALEDVGGNVNPHGVLRIAATSIAEEFLSGPLIASFAEAYPNIVLDVTVTDDTFDIVSAGFDAGVRLGDIIEQDMVAIPLSGEQREVVVASPAYFEANGLPTHPRDLIHHRCIGWRPAPDTAPYRWEFVQEGEAFDVSVEPQITTNDLRLMMRTALSGGGITFALEETFRPYLERGELISVLKDFLPPFPGLFLYFPSRRNMAPKLRALIAHVQRFRREHRTRADTTSVA, encoded by the coding sequence ATGACAATCGACTTAAACCTGTTACCCCTCTTCCTCGCGGTGGCCGAGGAGGCGAACTTCGTGGCCGCCGCTGCTCGCCTCGGTGTTACGCGCTCGGCCGTCAGTCAGGGCATCCGGCGGTTGGAAGATGGCTGTGGGATCGCGCTCGTCACGCGCACGACGCGCAGCGTCAGGCTCACTGAAGCGGGCGAGCGCCTTCGCGACACGCTTTCTCGCCCCCTGGCCGAGGTCCTGTCCGCGCTTGAAGACGTCGGCGGCAACGTCAACCCCCACGGCGTGCTTCGCATCGCGGCGACCTCGATTGCCGAAGAATTTCTCTCTGGCCCGCTCATTGCGTCGTTTGCCGAGGCTTACCCCAATATTGTCTTGGATGTGACGGTGACGGACGACACGTTTGACATCGTCTCCGCCGGTTTCGATGCGGGGGTACGTCTGGGGGACATCATTGAACAGGATATGGTGGCCATTCCGCTATCGGGCGAACAAAGGGAAGTCGTCGTGGCGAGCCCGGCCTATTTCGAAGCCAATGGATTGCCGACCCACCCAAGGGATTTGATTCATCATCGTTGCATCGGGTGGCGCCCAGCGCCGGACACTGCACCATATCGGTGGGAATTCGTGCAGGAGGGAGAAGCCTTCGATGTTTCCGTCGAACCCCAGATAACGACCAATGACCTGCGCCTGATGATGCGGACGGCGCTCTCCGGCGGCGGTATCACATTTGCGCTGGAGGAGACGTTTCGACCCTATCTCGAACGGGGCGAATTGATTTCAGTGCTGAAGGATTTTCTGCCGCCCTTTCCGGGGCTCTTTCTCTATTTCCCCAGCCGGCGCAACATGGCGCCCAAGCTGCGGGCGCTTATCGCGCATGTTCAGCGCTTTCGACGGGAACACCGAACCAGAGCGGACACCACGTCTGTGGCGTGA
- a CDS encoding Atu4866 domain-containing protein, giving the protein MTGKTSPHPYAGMWVTADGNIRHALLPNGRYDEARGRRESAYQGRYVVTGDHIEYWDDTGFTADGDFVDGVLYHAGMVLYRKP; this is encoded by the coding sequence ATGACCGGGAAAACCTCACCACACCCCTATGCCGGCATGTGGGTCACGGCCGATGGCAACATCCGGCACGCGCTTCTGCCGAACGGCCGCTACGACGAGGCGCGCGGGCGGCGCGAAAGCGCCTATCAGGGGCGCTATGTAGTGACCGGCGACCATATCGAATACTGGGATGATACCGGGTTCACGGCGGATGGCGATTTTGTCGATGGCGTGCTCTATCATGCGGGCATGGTGCTGTATCGCAAACCGTGA